The DNA segment GTCACGCTTCGCTAAAGTCTGCCAATACTCGCCGGCTTCCACCCCGGACGCTTCATTAAACGTCGGGGTGATGCCGTCGTCTCCCAACATGCTGCCGCCTGCCTGAGACACCATCCCTTCAAAAGTCCAGTTGTACATATTGGTCGTAAATCCGTATTGATCCCCAGTGCGAAGGGCTTCACAGTACTGTGTAAATTCGTCCCACGTTCTCGGACCGGCCGGATCCAGACCTGCAGCTTTTAACATGTCCACATTTTTGTAGAGAATCGGCGTGGAACGCAGATACGGCAAGCCGTACAATTTACCGTCCACATAGGCATTGTCCATGAGGCCTGTGTTGAAATCCTCCAAACGCAAACTGTCATCGACAAAGGCCGATAGATCCTGCGTCATACCGCCTTTGGCAAAAATGCCCATAGATGCAATTTCATTTTCCGTCACTTCCGGCGCGTCTCCGGCGGCAAAGGCCGCTTGGGTCTTGGCATGAAGCTCATCATATGTTCCTTGATATGCCGCTTCGACGACAATCTTGTCTTGAGATTCATTGAACTTTTTAACTAAGGCTTCATTACTTTCGCCGATTTTATCTTTCCATGCGTACCAAAAATGGATGTGGATCTTGCCGTCATCGCTCTGAGCTTCCGCGGCATTACTCTCAGGGGCAGGCTGTTTTGCCGGCGCCGGTGCACTGCACCCGACAGTCAACATCAACAGGGCAATAAGTCCGCTTAACATCATCTTTTTCATAAGTCCTCCTCCGTTTTTTGACTATAGAGCCAGTATAATTTATCCGTATATAGCGACGATGACTTTAGCGTAAAATTTACTTTGATTTTCACCGTAATCAGTAAAGAATTTTAGCTTCGCTAGACTACACCGGCCTCCGTCGGTTGTTTGTTCACCGATAAGCGCATCCCAAAACCGTTGCCGCTCACCTCATGTTATAAAATCTTTGCATCTTCCGACACGGTTTTGTACATTGGCTCGTAAAAATCTATGTTATAATGGTTTTGATAATTTATTGTGAAAAAGGAGGAAAGTTTATGACAAGTGCTTTACTGACTGATGCATTAAAAAGTTTAGGGGTGTTGAGTATTTTCTTGCTGCTCGGTTTTTTCCTGCGTGCAAAAGTGCCCTTCTTCCAAAAGACCTTCTTGCCTGCCAGCGTCATTGGAGGATTTATTCTTCTGCTGCTGGGGCCTATTGTCTTCAATGTACTGCCTATTCCTGAAGACTGGGTGTCCTTCTGGTCACTGCTGCCGGGCATACTGATCGTGCCTGTAGTCACTGCAACGCCGCTGGGTCTTGGTAGCAGTAACGCCGGTGGTCAAAAGAGCGCTATCAAACCGATTCTGCCGCTGCTCTTTATCATGATCGCCGCCTACTATGCGCAGTACGCACTGGGATTTATCACAAACTACGTCTTTCAAGGTTCTTATGATCTCTATGAAACTTTTGGCTGGGAGCTGCCGATCGGCTATACCGGCGGTCACGGTACTGCCGCCATCTTAGGTCAGATGCTTCAGGAAGCCAACCTGCCATACTGGGAGACGGCACAAGGCGTTGCCATCACTACCGCCACCTTCGGTATCGTCGGCGGGATCCTGATCGGTATGGTGCTCATCAATTGGGCGGCTCGTAAAGGTTACACCGCCGTGTTGGATAAGCCGGGGGACATTCCGCGCACCACAGCCGTCGGCTATGACACCGACATCACATCCCACCCGAGTGCCGGTCGTGAAACCACGTCCAGTTCATCATTAGATACCGTGGCTTTCCACGCTGCCATCATCTTTGTAGGCTGTTCTATCGCCTATGCCATCCTGAGTATGACCAAGTCACTGCACATTCCGGGCCTTGACAATATTTCCGTGTGGGCGTACGGCATCATCGTAATGTTCATCCTCAACAGTCTGATCAATAAAATGGGCCTCAGCTTTTTAATCGATGCTAAAATCAAAGGCAAGATTACCGGTCCGTTTACGGAATTTGCCGTCATCGCCGCCATTGCCTCCCTGCCGGTGGAAGCGGTAATGAGCTATCTCATTCCGATTCTCTTTATGTGCCTGTTGGGTTATGTGGTCACCGTGGGCTTGCTTCTGTTGCTATGCAAAAAGTTTCTCCGTGATGCCTGGTTCGAAACCATGGTGGCAACCCTCGGCATGAGTACCGGTGTCTTCCTCACAGGATTGTTACTCCTTCGCATTTGCGATCCCGAATTTGAAACCCCGGCGCTGAACAACTATTCCATCGCCTTTTCCATCCTGAGCGCCATTACCTTTGCCATGATGCCGGTGATGTTGAATGTAAACTTATCTTTCGGCTTGTCCACAGCTCTCATGTTCACCCTCGGTCTGACCGTGTTCGGTCTGGTCGGCGCATGGATCAGCGCAAAAATTGTCAAAGCTTAAAGGAGGTCTATTGTGACTTATAACAACGAACTCATTCAAACAGCCTTTAACATCTGGGACTTCGCGGAAATTAAATTTGAAGAATTTCAGTCATCAAAAGCCCTTCAAACCTTACTGGAAAGCCACGGCTTTACCGTCCAAAGCGGTCTCGCCGGTATCCCGACAGCCTTTAAAGCCACCTACGGCACAGGACAAGTGAAGATCGGCTATCTGGGAGAATTCGACGCCCTCTCCGGCCTCAGCCAAAAGAGCGGTATCGCTACTGAAGAGAAAAGGGACGACGCTCACAACGGCCATGGCTGCGGTCACCATATGCTGGGCACGGCTGCCGCCGGTGCCGCCCTCATGCTCAAAGATCACATCGACAAGCATCAGCTGGACGCACAAGTCATCTTCTTTGGCTGTCCCGGTGAAGAAGGAGGTAGCGGCAAAGCCTTCATGGCCAATGCCGGTGTGTTTGACAATCTGGACGTGGCTCTGTCCTGGCATCCTTATGTGGTCAACGCCGTATGGTCCGGGTCATCCCTTGCAAATATTCAGGTCTTTGTCCGCTTTCATGGCAAAAGCACCCACGCCGCCAGCGCACCGCACCTGGGTCGCAGTGCCTTGGACGGTTTGGAGCTTCTCAACGTAGGCGTCAACTTCTTGCGCGAGCACATCGAAGAGGCAGACCGCATCCACTATGCCATCACCGACACCGGCGGCATTTCACCGAATGTGGTGCAAAACTATGCCGAAGGGATCTACCTGATCCGCTCAACCACCAGCGAAAAGGCCGACGCCCTCTACGCCCGTTTTCAAAAAATTGTAGAAGGTGCGGGACTCATGACAGAGACCACGCCGGAAATTATCTTTGATAAATCGGCATCGGAACTCATCCCGAATCAAACATTGGAACGCGTCCTCTACGAGGCCTTTAAACTATGCGGACCGCCTGAATTCACGCCGGAGGATATCCGACACGCCAAACAGTTCGCCGATCACGCTACCGAAGAGGACATCCGCTCCGATCCAACCTTCGGCATGACCTCAAACCCTGAAAAACTCTATAATAACTTAAAAGACAAAGCCCTCTGCGACTTCATACTGGACTATGAACCGAGCAGCTTCGTCATGCCCGGCTCCACCGACGTGGGCAACGTCTCTCGCGTCGTGCCCACCAGTCAGATTACAGTGGGCAACTACGCCGTCGGTACCGCCGCACACTCGTGGCAGGAAGTCGCACAAGGCAAGTACGACTATGCCATGAAAGCTATGCTGAAAGCTTCAGAAGTCCTCACCCAAGCAGGCGCCATGCTTTTAGCCGATCCGCAGCTGATCAGCGACGCCAAAGCTGAATTTCAAACTCGGATGAAGGACAAAAACAAATATACGATGCCAAAAGGCACCATGCCGTTAGTATTACGACAGGACTAATCGAATACACTTTATGCCGTCAATACTATCATCGCATGACACAAGAAACCCCCGGTTAAACCGGGGGTTTTCTATTCTTGGTTTTACACGCTACGTACCGTTCAACTCACACGCCCCTTTCGGGGCGCGACGTTAACAAATTTTCATTAATATGTATTTCAACTCACACACCCCGTATAAGGTGCGACATAATAATAACTATACTAATACTAACTATGATATATTTCAACTCTCATGCCCTGTGTGGGACGTGACTGGCCTCGGTGAGGTTGGCTCGCGCCTTGCGCATATTTAAACTCACACGCCCCGTGTGGGGCGTGACAACGGGGAGGTGATAAAAATGGATGAAAATAAAAAAGTTGATACAGCCCTAAAAGTTATTGATGTTTTGGCGAACATCATAACTATTATAATAGGAATATACCAACTCGCAAATATTTTCGGCGTGCATTAAGCCGCTGCCGTTGCTTTTATTATATCAACAACGAGAGGAAATTTCAACTCACACGCCCTGTGTGGGGCGTGACGAGCGTTCCATGCATATTCAAAATCGTTTCAACATGATTTCAACTCACACGCCCCGTGTGGGGCGTGACTTTCACAATCACCACATCGCCGCACGCAAAACATTTCAACTCACACGC comes from the Peptoniphilus equinus genome and includes:
- a CDS encoding ABC transporter substrate-binding protein yields the protein MKKMMLSGLIALLMLTVGCSAPAPAKQPAPESNAAEAQSDDGKIHIHFWYAWKDKIGESNEALVKKFNESQDKIVVEAAYQGTYDELHAKTQAAFAAGDAPEVTENEIASMGIFAKGGMTQDLSAFVDDSLRLEDFNTGLMDNAYVDGKLYGLPYLRSTPILYKNVDMLKAAGLDPAGPRTWDEFTQYCEALRTGDQYGFTTNMYNWTFEGMVSQAGGSMLGDDGITPTFNEASGVEAGEYWQTLAKRDLMKAVFGDTATETMRADFANKKAAMFYASTADLSYNLQLAKEAGITLDVSYMPKNVKYAVPTGGCNVVMTAGLSEDKQQAAWTFMKWLTDTDQTAYSSSYTGYLPSRYSALETDVIQNLYKETPQFKVAVDQLEYATGRPMTVGYPEVSQILMEEMTRLVQDPSLDVKTAFDGVAEQAKSILK
- a CDS encoding sodium/glutamate symporter; amino-acid sequence: MTSALLTDALKSLGVLSIFLLLGFFLRAKVPFFQKTFLPASVIGGFILLLLGPIVFNVLPIPEDWVSFWSLLPGILIVPVVTATPLGLGSSNAGGQKSAIKPILPLLFIMIAAYYAQYALGFITNYVFQGSYDLYETFGWELPIGYTGGHGTAAILGQMLQEANLPYWETAQGVAITTATFGIVGGILIGMVLINWAARKGYTAVLDKPGDIPRTTAVGYDTDITSHPSAGRETTSSSSLDTVAFHAAIIFVGCSIAYAILSMTKSLHIPGLDNISVWAYGIIVMFILNSLINKMGLSFLIDAKIKGKITGPFTEFAVIAAIASLPVEAVMSYLIPILFMCLLGYVVTVGLLLLLCKKFLRDAWFETMVATLGMSTGVFLTGLLLLRICDPEFETPALNNYSIAFSILSAITFAMMPVMLNVNLSFGLSTALMFTLGLTVFGLVGAWISAKIVKA
- a CDS encoding amidohydrolase, producing the protein MTYNNELIQTAFNIWDFAEIKFEEFQSSKALQTLLESHGFTVQSGLAGIPTAFKATYGTGQVKIGYLGEFDALSGLSQKSGIATEEKRDDAHNGHGCGHHMLGTAAAGAALMLKDHIDKHQLDAQVIFFGCPGEEGGSGKAFMANAGVFDNLDVALSWHPYVVNAVWSGSSLANIQVFVRFHGKSTHAASAPHLGRSALDGLELLNVGVNFLREHIEEADRIHYAITDTGGISPNVVQNYAEGIYLIRSTTSEKADALYARFQKIVEGAGLMTETTPEIIFDKSASELIPNQTLERVLYEAFKLCGPPEFTPEDIRHAKQFADHATEEDIRSDPTFGMTSNPEKLYNNLKDKALCDFILDYEPSSFVMPGSTDVGNVSRVVPTSQITVGNYAVGTAAHSWQEVAQGKYDYAMKAMLKASEVLTQAGAMLLADPQLISDAKAEFQTRMKDKNKYTMPKGTMPLVLRQD